A window of the Vigna angularis cultivar LongXiaoDou No.4 chromosome 3, ASM1680809v1, whole genome shotgun sequence genome harbors these coding sequences:
- the LOC108322058 gene encoding uncharacterized protein LOC108322058 produces MQSTCLINSPRVFFHPFSSSKSCCSGGRKSCCLSPIKASMRGSADQNFSGRLVDEGMITLRKRIHEMNMIERNYEPPADWMDWEKRCYTKYDSMICEALGVLQTQLMNTRPSLALGAMALVAISVPTSSAVAFFHLVEFAKAVLAGVHPS; encoded by the coding sequence ATGCAATCAACATGTTTGATCAATTCCCCACGAGTCTTCTTCCATCCATTTTCATCTTCAAAGTCATGTTGTAGCGGTGGCAGGAAAAGTTGCTGTTTATCTCCGATTAAGGCTTCGATGAGAGGTTCAGCAGATCAGAATTTCAGTGGAAGGTTGGTGGATGAGGGCATGATAACACTGAGGAAGAGGATCCATGAGATGAACATGATAGAGAGGAACTACGAGCCACCTGCAGATTGGATGGATTGGGAGAAACGCTGTTATACAAAGTATGACTCCATGATTTGTGAAGCATTGGGAGTTTTGCAGACGCAGTTGATGAATACTAGGCCTAGTTTGGCTCTTGGAGCCATGGCTTTGGTTGCAATCAGTGTTCCAACTTCTTCTGCTGTGGCTTTCTTTCATTTGGTTGAGTTCGCTAAGGCTGTTCTTGCTGGAGTTCATCCCTCCTAG